The Magnetococcales bacterium genome contains the following window.
GCCGGTCTTGAGATTGGCGAATCTGTCCATATTCAGGATATCAAGCTCCCCGATGGCGTTGAAGTCCATGCCGAGGACAATTTTACTGTGGCTGCCGTGGTTGGCGTCCAGGCCGAAGAGGTCGACACCGCAGCTCCGGAAGCGACCACCACCACGGAGACGACCTCGGGTGGCGAGGGGGATAAAAAGGAGTAGGTGCGCGACTCTTGACCTGATCCTCCATCACTTCCGTGCATTTACTGGTCGGATTGGGCAACCCCGGCGAACGCTACCGGGCGACCCGTCACAACCTGGGCTGGGATGCCGTCCTGCGCCTCGTCGAGCATTTTGCTCTGAGTCGCGACGGCTCCCGGTTTCGGGGGCGCTGGGGAGGGGGACAGGTCGGGGATGCCCGTCTCTTCTGGCTGCTGCCGGAGACCTTCATGAATCTCTCCGGCGAGGTGGTGGGAGAGGCGGTCCGCTTCTACAAAATACTTCCGGAAGAGGTGGTTGTTTTCCACGATGACATGGACCTTCCCCTGGGCAAGGTGCGCATGAAGGTCGGAGGTGGCAACGCTGGTCATAATGGCCTCAAATCCATTCAGCAACATTTGGGGACGCCCGCCTTCGTCCGGGTCCGTCTGGGGGTGGGGCGTCCCGCTGCCGGGATGGATCCGGTTCGTTTTGTCCTGGAGTCCTTCACCCGGGACGAGCGGGAGGTTGTGGATACCCTGTTGGCCGCCCTGCCGGCCTCCCTTTCTCACATTTTGCAGGGAGATTTGCCCGGGGCCATGAATCGCCTGGTCAACTCTCCCGTCAAGCCAGCCCGTTCGACGTGAGGCACCCATGGCTCTGAAATGCGGTATCGTCGGCCTGCCCAATGTGGGCAAGTCGACCATCTTCAATGCCCTGACCGCCGCCGGTGCGGCCATGGCCAACTATCCCTTCTGCACCATCGAGCCCAACATCGGCGTGGTGGCGGTTCCTGATCCGCGCTTGCAGGAGCTGACGGCACTGATCCAGCCCAAGGCGACGGTGCCCACCACCATGGAGTTTGTCGATATTGCCGGTTTGGTGAAAGGGGCAAGCCGTGGCGAAGGGTTGGGCAACCAGTTTCTCGGACATATCCGGCAGGTGGATGCCGTGGCGCATGTGGTGCGGTGTTTCGAGGATGCGGACATCACCCATGTGCATGACCGTGTCGATCCCGCCTCCGACATCCAGGTGATCGAGACCGAACTGATGCTGGCCGATCTGGATGCCACCCGCCGCCGCATGGAGAGCACGGGAAAAAAAATCCGTTCCGGCGAAAAGGAGGCCCTCTTTCTGGCTGCCGTCAGTGAAAAAATTGCTGCCGGCC
Protein-coding sequences here:
- a CDS encoding aminoacyl-tRNA hydrolase; its protein translation is MHLLVGLGNPGERYRATRHNLGWDAVLRLVEHFALSRDGSRFRGRWGGGQVGDARLFWLLPETFMNLSGEVVGEAVRFYKILPEEVVVFHDDMDLPLGKVRMKVGGGNAGHNGLKSIQQHLGTPAFVRVRLGVGRPAAGMDPVRFVLESFTRDEREVVDTLLAALPASLSHILQGDLPGAMNRLVNSPVKPARST